Proteins from a single region of Geothrix sp. PMB-07:
- the ribA gene encoding GTP cyclohydrolase II produces the protein MSPKEPSSAPKLELFCKLQAEKVPFIAKANVPSIFGKFTVYGFLEHATGKEHLAIVAGEIDARRRIPVRIHSECWTGDVLGSLKCDCRQQLEEALRHVSEHGGMVLYLRQEGRGIGLLNKLKAYALQEQGLDTVEANHSLGFPDDLRTYDCAVEMLKFFGITQVKLLTNNPRKIGALESAGIEVERERHQLASNPHNLRYLKTKARKSGHMLDFEEEAL, from the coding sequence ATGTCACCCAAAGAACCCAGCAGCGCCCCGAAGCTTGAACTGTTCTGCAAGCTGCAGGCGGAGAAGGTCCCCTTCATCGCCAAGGCCAATGTGCCTTCCATCTTCGGCAAGTTCACGGTCTACGGTTTTCTGGAGCATGCCACCGGGAAAGAGCACCTCGCCATCGTGGCCGGCGAGATCGACGCACGCAGGCGCATTCCAGTGCGCATCCACTCAGAGTGTTGGACCGGCGATGTGCTGGGCAGCCTCAAGTGCGACTGTCGTCAGCAGCTGGAAGAAGCCCTGCGCCATGTATCAGAGCACGGTGGCATGGTGCTCTACCTCCGGCAAGAGGGACGCGGCATCGGCCTGTTGAACAAGCTCAAGGCCTATGCGCTGCAGGAGCAGGGGCTCGATACGGTGGAAGCCAACCACTCCCTCGGTTTCCCCGATGATCTGCGCACCTATGATTGTGCCGTGGAGATGCTGAAGTTCTTTGGCATCACCCAGGTGAAGCTGCTCACCAACAACCCGAGGAAGATCGGCGCACTGGAATCCGCTGGCATCGAAGTCGAGCGGGAGCGGCATCAGCTGGCTTCGAATCCGCATAATCTGCGCTACCTCAAGACCAAGGCCCGCAAGAGCGGGCACATGCTGGACTTCGAGGAAGAAGCGCTCTAA
- a CDS encoding DUF2721 domain-containing protein, with the protein MDTPVSYQAVYDISHVIQLSVAPVFLLTSIGTILGVLSTRLARIIDRARALNDKLENAAEVKARLIHEEMHILAQRRHLVNLAITGGTTSALLVCVSIATVFLGAMLKVNVAMAVALMFILSMAAFVAALVFFLREILLAVRSLDLV; encoded by the coding sequence ATGGACACTCCCGTTTCGTACCAAGCCGTTTACGACATCTCACATGTCATTCAGCTCTCTGTGGCACCGGTTTTCCTGCTGACCTCCATCGGCACCATTTTGGGTGTGCTGTCCACGCGGCTGGCCCGGATCATCGACCGGGCGCGGGCCCTCAACGACAAGCTGGAGAACGCTGCGGAGGTGAAGGCCCGCCTGATCCACGAGGAGATGCACATCCTCGCGCAGCGGCGGCATCTGGTGAACCTGGCCATCACCGGAGGAACCACCTCGGCGCTGCTTGTGTGCGTCAGCATCGCCACGGTGTTCCTCGGCGCCATGCTCAAGGTCAATGTGGCCATGGCCGTGGCGCTGATGTTCATCCTTTCCATGGCAGCCTTCGTGGCCGCGCTGGTCTTCTTCCTGCGGGAGATCCTGCTCGCAGTGCGAAGCCTCGATCTCGTCTAG
- a CDS encoding pseudouridine synthase yields the protein MRKFTPKGAGTAPTAKKTASSRPTGRPGDRPARRPAARTADRPAMAEERPTRRPATRSAERPDRHTPARSDSRPESRPETRVDDRPARRTTSRPDERPTRRPVDRAQSRPSNRATGRPAPVAAPKAKPAPVAARKVGPRPGGPGQERLQKILAAAGIASRRACEEIILDGRVQVNGVTVTELGTCANPKRDEITVDLIPIEKEAPVYILMNKPKGYVTTVKDDQGRPTVMALIRDVPGRLYPVGRLDFNSEGLLLMTNDGALAQVLMGPEHEIPKVYLVKVHRNPRPELLKEFQEGFLLSGRRLKPCHIEVAEKGDNPWLKVTLTEGKNQQIRRMFAAVGHPVSKLRRVQFGPLADPMLKPGAWRFLSPQEIAAIKSL from the coding sequence ATGAGAAAGTTCACCCCCAAGGGGGCTGGAACCGCGCCCACCGCCAAGAAAACCGCCTCCAGCCGTCCGACGGGGCGCCCTGGGGATCGGCCCGCGCGCCGACCTGCCGCCCGAACTGCGGACCGACCCGCGATGGCAGAGGAGCGTCCAACGCGTCGTCCGGCGACCCGCTCCGCGGAACGCCCTGACCGCCATACCCCGGCCCGCTCCGACAGTCGTCCCGAGTCCCGCCCTGAAACCCGCGTCGATGACCGCCCGGCTCGCCGCACCACAAGTCGTCCCGATGAGCGCCCGACCCGCCGTCCCGTGGACCGGGCCCAAAGTCGGCCCTCGAATCGCGCCACAGGCCGCCCAGCCCCAGTCGCTGCACCCAAGGCCAAACCCGCTCCAGTGGCCGCGCGCAAGGTTGGCCCCAGGCCCGGCGGCCCTGGCCAGGAGCGCCTCCAGAAAATCCTCGCCGCCGCAGGCATCGCCAGCCGTCGCGCCTGTGAAGAGATCATCCTCGATGGCCGCGTGCAGGTGAACGGCGTCACCGTCACGGAATTGGGAACCTGCGCCAACCCCAAGCGGGATGAGATCACCGTGGACCTGATCCCCATCGAGAAGGAAGCGCCGGTCTACATCCTCATGAACAAGCCCAAGGGCTACGTCACCACCGTCAAGGATGACCAGGGCCGCCCCACGGTCATGGCCCTGATCCGCGATGTGCCTGGCCGCCTGTACCCCGTGGGGCGTCTCGATTTCAACTCCGAAGGCCTCCTCCTCATGACCAACGATGGAGCCCTGGCCCAGGTGCTCATGGGGCCTGAGCATGAGATCCCCAAGGTCTACCTGGTGAAGGTGCACCGCAATCCGCGGCCCGAGCTGCTGAAGGAATTCCAGGAGGGCTTCCTGCTCAGCGGACGGCGCCTGAAGCCCTGCCACATCGAGGTGGCTGAAAAGGGCGACAATCCCTGGCTGAAGGTGACCCTCACGGAGGGCAAGAACCAGCAGATCCGACGCATGTTCGCGGCGGTGGGACACCCGGTCAGCAAGCTGCGCCGCGTGCAGTTCGGCCCCCTGGCCGATCCCATGCTGAAGCCCGGCGCCTGGCGCTTCCTCAGCCCCCAGGAAATCGCAGCCATCAAGAGCCTCTGA
- the pgsA gene encoding CDP-diacylglycerol--glycerol-3-phosphate 3-phosphatidyltransferase yields MNASSPITLPNALTLLRILAIPFFAIAVWYGHYWQACILFAAAGFTDLLDGLIARTFNQRSDLGAILDPAADKLLMTTAFILMAWRTQGMTAPIPVWVAILAIMRDLVISFYAFASVDRLSDSKFHPSLLGKLSTAMQLIAVSLGLLFNAIGYRSWMDPLLPEMYYVVAALVLASGIHYFLRATTTHPS; encoded by the coding sequence ATGAATGCCTCCAGTCCCATCACCCTCCCCAATGCGCTGACCCTGCTGCGGATCCTGGCGATTCCCTTTTTCGCCATCGCGGTCTGGTACGGACACTACTGGCAGGCCTGCATCCTGTTTGCAGCGGCAGGGTTTACCGACCTGTTGGACGGCCTCATCGCCCGAACCTTCAATCAGCGCTCCGATCTGGGTGCGATTCTCGATCCCGCCGCCGATAAGTTGCTGATGACCACGGCTTTCATCCTCATGGCCTGGCGCACCCAGGGCATGACGGCCCCCATCCCCGTCTGGGTGGCCATCCTCGCCATCATGCGGGATCTCGTCATCTCCTTCTACGCCTTCGCCTCGGTGGATCGCCTCAGCGACAGCAAATTCCACCCCAGCCTGTTGGGCAAGCTGAGCACGGCCATGCAGCTGATCGCCGTATCCCTGGGGCTGCTCTTCAATGCCATCGGCTACCGGTCCTGGATGGATCCCCTGCTGCCCGAGATGTACTACGTGGTGGCTGCGCTGGTGCTCGCTTCGGGCATCCATTACTTCCTGCGGGCCACGACAACCCACCCGTCCTGA
- a CDS encoding FeoA family protein → MQAQGQVRQRLLEMGFIRGALLRVEKLAPLGDPMELVIKGYHLSLRREESACILVQPVA, encoded by the coding sequence GTGCAGGCTCAGGGGCAGGTGCGCCAGCGCCTGCTGGAGATGGGCTTCATTCGCGGGGCGCTTCTGCGGGTGGAGAAGCTCGCTCCCCTGGGTGATCCCATGGAATTGGTGATCAAGGGCTATCACTTGTCTCTGCGGCGCGAAGAAAGCGCCTGCATCCTCGTGCAGCCGGTGGCCTGA
- the feoB gene encoding ferrous iron transport protein B, whose protein sequence is MTLTIALAGNPNCGKTTLFNALTGARHHVGNWPGVTVERRSGTFEDGGTTMEVVDLPGTYSLSARSEDEKVASQFLASPEVDLVLNVLDASNLERNLYLSTQLLELGKPVAFVLNMVDDAENRGVRIDVPALEQLLGGPVIPTVGNREQGITELKTLLSAMARGESNRCRRITVDYGHDIEGELTKLQTEICRDELLEAAMPPRWLALQLLENNAEAKRVVAESHAAEAIKQQLAKSFAFLEPHLGADGATLVAERRYGFAHGLVKEVATAPDDKQSPTSKLDAVLTHRVIGIPIFLGVLALMYSLSFILGKIPQDWIADGFKALSGFAASRLPAGELTSLLVDGIIPGLSAVIVFVPVIMILMGCIAFLEDTGYMARAAFIMDRLMHVMGLHGKSFIPLIMGSGCNVPAIQAARTIESPQDRLITMLVTPLVSCSARLQVYIVIAGTFFTPFKAALAIIAMHFLGLALAVLMGRLLRSALFSGPSSPFVMELPPYRLPTLKATLIHMWEKGSIFLTRAGTTIFAGATLVWFLSRYPGIANREWTAEYQQQRQAVVALNLPKAEAEEKLKDLQLAHESRIVNTSLAARLGQKVEPVLRPILDPDHKRAEAWKDVIALTAGFVAKEIVVSTMAVIHQASEEPKEGERLSPLQVALRDGSGLTPLTALAFMVFTLIYTPCLGTIAMIRREAGSWGWAAFTVGYGLALGWGLAWITVAAGRALGFA, encoded by the coding sequence ATGACGCTGACCATCGCCCTCGCAGGCAACCCCAACTGTGGCAAGACCACGTTGTTCAACGCCCTCACCGGCGCGCGCCACCATGTGGGCAACTGGCCCGGCGTCACCGTGGAGCGCCGCAGCGGCACCTTCGAGGATGGTGGCACCACCATGGAAGTGGTGGACCTGCCCGGCACCTATTCGCTGTCCGCCCGCAGCGAGGATGAAAAAGTGGCCTCGCAGTTCCTGGCGTCGCCCGAGGTGGATCTCGTCCTGAACGTGCTGGATGCCTCCAACCTGGAGCGCAACCTCTACCTCAGCACCCAGCTGTTGGAACTGGGTAAGCCCGTGGCCTTCGTGCTGAACATGGTCGACGACGCCGAGAACCGCGGCGTCCGCATTGACGTGCCGGCCCTGGAGCAGCTGCTGGGCGGCCCGGTGATTCCCACCGTGGGCAACCGGGAACAGGGCATCACCGAGCTGAAGACGCTGCTCTCGGCCATGGCCCGCGGCGAGTCCAACCGCTGCCGCCGCATCACGGTGGACTACGGCCACGACATCGAGGGCGAACTCACGAAGCTGCAGACAGAGATCTGCCGGGACGAGCTGCTGGAAGCCGCCATGCCGCCCCGCTGGCTGGCCCTGCAGCTGCTGGAGAACAACGCCGAAGCCAAGCGGGTGGTGGCTGAGAGCCACGCTGCTGAAGCCATCAAGCAGCAGCTCGCCAAGAGTTTCGCCTTCCTGGAGCCGCACCTCGGCGCCGATGGCGCCACCCTGGTGGCTGAGCGCCGCTACGGCTTTGCCCATGGCCTGGTGAAGGAAGTGGCCACGGCGCCCGATGACAAACAGTCACCCACCTCGAAGCTCGATGCGGTGCTTACCCACCGCGTGATCGGCATTCCCATCTTCCTGGGCGTGCTGGCGCTGATGTATTCGCTCTCCTTCATCCTCGGGAAGATCCCGCAGGATTGGATCGCCGACGGCTTCAAGGCCTTGTCTGGCTTCGCCGCCTCGCGCCTGCCCGCGGGCGAACTCACCAGCCTGCTGGTGGACGGCATCATCCCCGGCCTGAGCGCGGTCATCGTGTTCGTGCCCGTGATCATGATCCTCATGGGCTGCATCGCCTTCCTGGAGGACACGGGCTACATGGCCCGGGCGGCCTTCATCATGGACCGCCTCATGCACGTCATGGGCCTGCACGGGAAGAGCTTCATCCCCCTCATCATGGGCAGCGGGTGCAATGTGCCGGCCATCCAGGCGGCGCGCACCATCGAGAGCCCGCAGGACCGCCTCATCACCATGCTGGTCACGCCGCTGGTGAGCTGCTCGGCGCGTCTTCAGGTCTACATCGTCATCGCCGGCACCTTCTTCACGCCTTTCAAGGCGGCGCTGGCCATCATCGCCATGCACTTCCTGGGCCTGGCCCTGGCCGTGCTGATGGGCCGCCTGCTGCGCAGCGCGCTGTTCAGCGGCCCCAGCTCGCCCTTCGTCATGGAGCTGCCGCCCTACCGTCTGCCGACGTTGAAGGCGACGCTCATCCACATGTGGGAGAAGGGCTCCATCTTCCTCACGCGCGCGGGCACCACCATCTTCGCGGGCGCCACCCTGGTGTGGTTCCTGTCGCGGTATCCCGGCATCGCCAACCGCGAGTGGACAGCTGAATACCAGCAGCAGCGCCAGGCCGTGGTGGCGCTCAACCTGCCCAAGGCCGAGGCTGAAGAGAAGCTCAAGGACCTGCAGCTGGCCCACGAGAGCCGCATCGTGAACACGAGCCTGGCGGCCCGCCTGGGCCAGAAGGTGGAGCCGGTTCTGCGGCCCATCCTCGACCCCGATCACAAGCGCGCCGAGGCCTGGAAGGATGTCATCGCGCTCACGGCGGGCTTCGTCGCCAAAGAAATCGTGGTGTCCACCATGGCAGTCATCCACCAGGCCAGTGAGGAACCGAAGGAAGGTGAACGCCTCAGCCCGCTTCAGGTCGCACTGCGCGACGGCTCGGGCCTGACGCCCCTCACGGCCCTGGCCTTCATGGTGTTCACCCTCATCTACACGCCGTGCCTGGGCACCATCGCCATGATTCGCCGTGAAGCCGGCAGCTGGGGCTGGGCGGCCTTCACCGTGGGCTACGGGTTGGCGCTGGGCTGGGGCCTGGCCTGGATCACCGTGGCCGCGGGCCGCGCCCTCGGATTCGCGTGA
- a CDS encoding hydroxyacylglutathione hydrolase family protein, whose protein sequence is MRFIFEQIRVGGDRNFGYLLGDREAGVGLLIDPSYAPEAVVERAQAQGLKVTHILNTHGHPDHTNGNEVAKALTGALIAGGPKHPGPVDVTLRDGDGVSFGEYTLRVWHVPGHYPDHLAFLVEGQDAAFTGDLLFVGKVGGTQTEAEGRTEWQSLQRLLKVWPDTTTLWPGHDYGARPSSTLAWEKRNNPFLLCADVEAFLAAKRGWAGFKARHGLR, encoded by the coding sequence ATGCGCTTCATCTTCGAGCAGATCAGGGTGGGTGGGGATCGCAACTTCGGCTACCTGCTGGGCGACCGCGAGGCGGGCGTGGGCCTGCTCATCGACCCTTCCTACGCTCCGGAGGCGGTGGTGGAGCGAGCCCAGGCGCAAGGTCTGAAGGTGACCCACATCCTCAACACCCATGGCCATCCGGATCACACCAATGGCAACGAGGTGGCGAAGGCGCTCACAGGGGCCCTGATCGCCGGTGGACCGAAGCACCCTGGCCCTGTCGATGTCACCTTGCGCGATGGCGATGGTGTCTCCTTCGGCGAGTACACCCTTCGTGTATGGCATGTTCCCGGCCATTACCCGGACCATCTGGCCTTCCTGGTGGAGGGCCAGGATGCGGCGTTCACGGGTGACCTGCTCTTCGTGGGCAAGGTGGGCGGCACCCAGACCGAGGCCGAGGGCCGCACCGAATGGCAGAGCCTCCAGCGCCTGTTGAAAGTCTGGCCCGACACCACGACCCTCTGGCCCGGCCACGACTACGGCGCCCGGCCCAGTTCCACCCTGGCCTGGGAGAAGCGCAACAACCCCTTCCTGCTGTGTGCCGATGTGGAGGCGTTCCTGGCGGCGAAGCGGGGGTGGGCTGGGTTCAAGGCCCGGCACGGGCTTCGTTGA
- a CDS encoding nitroreductase translates to MSLFETPTATQTAAVDAAIASRRSMRAFLPTPVPQTLLEEILGLAARAPSGTNIQPWQVHVLTGTAKDRLCDRICAIYENPAELAQHEREYDYYPKEWTSPYIDRRRKVGWDLYKLLGIAKTDKEAMHRQHGRNYRFFDAPVGLLFSIDRILEQGSWLDYGMFLQTLMIAARARGLHTCPQAAFTQFHRVIAEELSLRPDQAIVCGMALGYADPEAAENQLLTERADLGEFVTFHGG, encoded by the coding sequence ATGAGCCTGTTCGAAACACCCACCGCCACCCAGACCGCCGCTGTGGATGCGGCCATTGCCAGCCGCCGCTCCATGCGGGCTTTCCTGCCCACCCCGGTGCCCCAGACCCTGCTGGAGGAGATCCTCGGCCTGGCCGCGCGAGCCCCCTCCGGCACCAACATCCAGCCCTGGCAGGTCCACGTGCTCACCGGCACCGCCAAGGACCGGCTGTGCGACCGCATCTGCGCCATCTACGAAAACCCCGCCGAGCTGGCCCAGCACGAGCGCGAGTACGACTACTACCCCAAGGAGTGGACCTCGCCCTACATCGACCGCCGCCGCAAGGTGGGCTGGGATCTCTACAAGCTGTTGGGCATCGCCAAGACCGACAAAGAGGCGATGCACCGCCAGCACGGCCGCAACTACCGGTTCTTTGATGCCCCCGTGGGTCTTCTTTTCAGCATCGACCGCATTCTGGAACAGGGCAGCTGGCTGGACTACGGCATGTTCCTGCAGACCCTCATGATCGCGGCGCGGGCGCGAGGCCTGCACACCTGCCCCCAGGCGGCCTTCACCCAGTTCCACCGCGTCATTGCGGAAGAGCTGTCCCTGCGCCCCGACCAGGCCATCGTCTGCGGCATGGCTCTGGGCTATGCCGATCCCGAAGCGGCGGAGAACCAGCTGCTGACGGAACGCGCCGATCTGGGCGAGTTCGTCACATTCCACGGAGGCTGA
- the glgC gene encoding glucose-1-phosphate adenylyltransferase, translating into MAEHTLTILLAGGSGTRLLPLTADRAKPAVPFGGKYRVIDFTLSNCLHSGLRRVLVLTQYKSHSLHKHLRDGWSIFNPECGEYITVVPPQMRTGASWYSGTADAIHQNLFLLERSSAKKVLILAADHIYRMDYAALIKAHDEACADLTIACMKVPLEEASAFGVMAIDSDNRIVEFQEKPERPKPLPSDPETALVSMGIYVFPKDQLIEALRSDSLRDDSSHDFGKDLIPRMIRTHKVCAYEFGGTRGRVTPDRYWRDVGSLDAYYEANMDLLKPVPPLDLYQRDWAIRTYHGQNPPARMVPGASGKDGMMTNSIMGAGTVIIGGVVRHSILASRVYVHEEALVEDSILFDHVVVGAGARLRRCIVDKHVTIPPGESIGYDLEKDLQRFTVSDKGIIVVPEDYRFT; encoded by the coding sequence ATGGCCGAACACACGTTGACCATCCTCCTTGCCGGCGGAAGTGGGACGCGACTGCTGCCCCTTACGGCGGACCGCGCGAAACCGGCGGTGCCCTTCGGCGGCAAGTACCGCGTCATCGATTTCACCCTGTCCAACTGCCTACACTCCGGCCTGCGCCGCGTGCTGGTGCTGACTCAATACAAATCGCATTCCCTGCACAAGCACTTGCGGGACGGCTGGTCCATCTTCAACCCCGAATGTGGCGAGTACATTACGGTGGTGCCGCCCCAAATGCGGACCGGTGCCTCCTGGTACTCTGGCACGGCGGACGCCATCCACCAGAACCTCTTCCTCCTGGAGCGCAGCTCCGCGAAAAAAGTGCTGATCCTCGCCGCGGATCACATTTACCGCATGGACTACGCGGCCCTTATCAAGGCCCATGACGAGGCGTGCGCCGATCTGACCATCGCCTGCATGAAGGTTCCCCTGGAAGAGGCCAGCGCCTTCGGAGTCATGGCCATCGACTCAGACAACCGCATCGTGGAATTCCAGGAAAAGCCGGAGCGGCCCAAGCCCCTGCCCAGTGACCCGGAGACAGCCCTGGTGTCCATGGGCATCTACGTCTTCCCGAAAGATCAGTTGATCGAGGCGCTTCGCAGCGACAGCCTCCGAGACGATTCCAGCCATGATTTCGGCAAGGATCTGATCCCCCGCATGATTCGCACCCACAAGGTCTGCGCCTATGAATTCGGCGGCACGCGGGGCCGGGTCACACCGGACCGCTACTGGCGCGACGTGGGCAGCCTCGATGCCTACTACGAAGCGAACATGGACCTGCTCAAGCCCGTGCCGCCCCTGGATCTGTACCAGCGGGACTGGGCCATCCGCACCTACCATGGCCAGAATCCTCCGGCCCGCATGGTGCCTGGCGCCAGCGGCAAGGACGGCATGATGACCAACTCCATCATGGGCGCGGGCACCGTGATCATCGGTGGCGTTGTGCGCCATTCCATCCTGGCCTCGCGGGTGTATGTCCACGAGGAGGCACTGGTGGAGGATTCGATCCTGTTCGATCACGTCGTGGTCGGGGCAGGGGCCCGGTTGCGCCGCTGCATCGTGGACAAGCACGTGACCATCCCGCCTGGCGAAAGCATCGGCTATGACTTGGAGAAGGACCTTCAGCGCTTCACTGTCTCTGACAAGGGCATCATCGTGGTGCCGGAGGATTACCGGTTCACGTGA
- a CDS encoding TonB-dependent siderophore receptor, with product MPVRLGALGLASLLGSPLVAQETEPLGVLEDLLRTRVVVATKRPQAEESAPSIVSVVTRADIERYGWRDLADILRALPGFDFALDGTGLIGLSERGIWAHEGKALVMVDGLAVSPIHNGNVNYYGFIPSEMVERVEVIRGPGSAVYGQFAGVAVINVITHNAQMGDQGRFALRGSTLGAGNQGGGAFLSVSDHLSDAAYFSLRAGYQADPFSNQPYVDTFFTQQAFPQDKGNARRENTFVAGEVQALGMEVRFLRTAFQIAQVDGAGSGPLDPVIPGLPPGVPGAGQRVVQGFRLQRTFQVRKDLSLEAAAEQLTNDMGVLYAQSRVGSGVFTSGSTRGRFTGDATLKWAPSSKATLLLGGGGIQDWERSVNLQNQGGLRDPSNPAQLTPQITLNTQFAYAQYDQEVSAFGITVGGRYESNSVGHAFAPRLGLTYADGPFNAKLLYGEAFREPSIFQEYSTLFAYTGLRLQPELIRSNELQVGWRFSHHAMMRLNLYRTAVSRVIEGFLTSNSLYSIQNAGSVHAKGLEAQFETQYGAWGAFGNLSITRPDGEVVPFYLASNGKSFLGVSPVKINVGIHFEVGACLVAPSLLYVSSREAQTPASARSGYQPGTVLPTLLQSAPFPARLIANLALTWDHILGPDTKLRFTFKNLGNAAYPILQPYYGGHAPLAANDRSFTADLVWTF from the coding sequence TTGCCGGTTCGCCTGGGGGCCCTTGGCCTGGCCTCCCTGCTGGGGTCCCCCCTGGTGGCCCAGGAAACCGAACCGTTGGGGGTTCTCGAAGACCTTCTGAGAACGCGGGTCGTCGTGGCGACCAAGCGGCCCCAGGCGGAGGAATCCGCCCCGAGCATTGTGTCCGTGGTGACTCGCGCGGACATCGAACGGTACGGCTGGCGCGACCTGGCGGACATCCTGCGCGCCCTGCCGGGTTTCGATTTCGCCCTGGACGGCACTGGGCTCATCGGCCTTTCAGAGCGCGGCATCTGGGCCCACGAGGGCAAGGCCCTGGTGATGGTCGATGGCCTGGCCGTCAGTCCCATCCACAACGGAAACGTGAACTACTACGGGTTCATCCCTTCGGAGATGGTGGAGCGGGTGGAGGTCATCCGCGGGCCCGGCAGCGCTGTCTATGGCCAGTTCGCAGGGGTGGCTGTCATCAATGTCATCACCCACAACGCCCAGATGGGCGATCAAGGCCGGTTCGCCTTGAGGGGCAGCACCCTTGGCGCCGGCAATCAGGGAGGCGGCGCCTTTCTCTCGGTCAGCGACCACCTGTCGGACGCGGCCTATTTCTCCCTCCGCGCCGGTTACCAGGCGGACCCCTTCAGCAATCAGCCCTACGTGGACACCTTCTTCACCCAGCAGGCGTTCCCGCAGGACAAGGGGAATGCGCGGCGGGAGAACACCTTCGTGGCGGGCGAGGTCCAGGCCCTCGGAATGGAGGTGCGCTTCCTCCGAACAGCCTTTCAGATCGCCCAGGTGGATGGTGCGGGGAGCGGGCCCCTGGATCCGGTCATTCCAGGGCTTCCACCTGGGGTTCCAGGCGCGGGCCAGCGCGTCGTCCAAGGGTTTCGCTTGCAGCGCACGTTCCAGGTGAGGAAGGACCTCTCGCTTGAGGCAGCCGCAGAACAGCTCACCAATGACATGGGGGTGCTCTACGCCCAGAGCCGGGTGGGCAGCGGCGTTTTCACCTCAGGCAGCACCCGTGGCCGTTTCACGGGCGATGCCACCTTGAAGTGGGCGCCATCGTCAAAGGCCACGCTGTTGCTGGGTGGAGGCGGCATCCAGGATTGGGAACGCAGCGTGAACCTCCAGAATCAAGGGGGACTGCGGGATCCCTCCAATCCCGCCCAGTTGACGCCCCAGATCACGCTCAACACCCAGTTTGCCTACGCCCAATATGATCAGGAGGTGAGCGCCTTCGGCATCACCGTGGGCGGCCGGTACGAGAGCAATTCCGTGGGCCACGCCTTTGCACCGCGCTTGGGCCTCACCTACGCGGACGGCCCCTTCAATGCCAAGCTGCTGTATGGTGAGGCCTTCCGGGAGCCCTCGATCTTTCAGGAATACAGCACCCTGTTCGCCTATACAGGGCTCCGCCTGCAGCCTGAGTTGATCCGCAGCAATGAATTGCAGGTGGGCTGGCGATTCTCCCACCACGCGATGATGCGGCTCAACCTCTACCGGACGGCCGTCAGCCGCGTCATCGAGGGTTTTCTCACCAGCAACAGCCTCTACTCCATCCAGAATGCCGGCTCTGTGCATGCCAAGGGCCTCGAAGCCCAATTCGAGACGCAGTACGGCGCCTGGGGCGCCTTTGGGAACCTGAGCATCACCCGTCCTGATGGAGAGGTGGTGCCCTTCTACCTGGCCTCCAATGGCAAGAGCTTCTTGGGGGTTTCCCCGGTGAAGATCAACGTGGGCATCCACTTCGAGGTGGGGGCCTGTCTGGTGGCTCCGAGCCTCCTGTATGTTTCCTCGCGAGAGGCCCAGACCCCGGCCTCCGCCAGGTCGGGGTACCAGCCGGGCACGGTGCTTCCGACCCTTCTGCAAAGCGCGCCCTTTCCGGCCCGCCTGATCGCGAACCTGGCCCTCACCTGGGACCACATTCTGGGGCCTGATACCAAACTCCGATTCACCTTCAAGAACCTCGGCAACGCGGCCTATCCGATCCTGCAACCCTATTACGGCGGCCATGCCCCGTTGGCGGCCAATGACCGCAGCTTCACAGCGGATCTGGTCTGGACTTTCTAG